One Setaria viridis chromosome 3, Setaria_viridis_v4.0, whole genome shotgun sequence DNA window includes the following coding sequences:
- the LOC140222259 gene encoding secreted RxLR effector protein 161-like gives MEPRLKLSTASTATLVDATEYRGLVGCLRYLVHTRPDIAFAVGYVSRFMERPTSEHLNAVKRILRYIAGTIDYGCHYKHGGQEPKLLGYSDADMGGDVDTRKSTTGVLFFYGSCPVSWQSQKQKVVALSSCEAEYIAGTTVACQGVWLAQLLAELKSKRRAAFILKMDNQSAIALSKNPVFHDRSKHIDVRFHFIRECVGDGKLDIEHVRTEEQLADILTKLLARDRFCELRVKLGVGKISKEFQD, from the coding sequence ATGGAGCCCCGCCTGAAGCTATCGACGGCAAGCACGGCCACGCTGGTGGACGCCACTGAGTACCGGGGACTAGTTGGTTGTCTTCGGTATCTGGTGCATACAAGACCGGACATCGCCTTCGCCGTGGGCTACGTGAGCCGCTTCATGGAGCGGCCCACCTCCGAGCACCTCAACGCAGTGAAGCGAATCCTAAGGTACATCGCTGGCACAATTGACTATGGATGCCATTACAAGCACGGTGGCCAGGAGCCAAAATTGCTGGGGTACAGCGACGCCGACATGGGCGGCGATGTTGATACAAGAAAGAGTACAACTGGTGTGTTGTTCTTCTATGGTTCCTGTCCAGTGAGTTGGCAGTCTCAGAAGCAAAAGGTCGTCGCGTTATCTTCCTGCGAAGCTGAGTATATTGCAGGGACAACGGTGGCCTGTCAAGGAGTTTGGCTGGCGCAGCTGCTTGCAGAGCTAAAGAGCAAGCGGCGCGCTGCTTTCATTCTCAAGATGGACAACCAATCGGCTATTGCACTCAGTAAGAATCCCGTATTCCATGATCGTAGTAAACATATTGATGTGAGATTTCACTTTATCCGGGAATGTGTTGGAGACGGGAAGCTGGACATTGAGCACGTCCGCACTGAGGAGCAGCTTGCTGACATTCTGACGAAGCTGCTGGCGCGTGATCGTTTCTGTGAACTACGTGTGAAGCTGGGCGTCGGCAAGATCAGCAAGGAGTTTCAGGATTAG